The following is a genomic window from Bacillus sp. FJAT-52991.
GAACTAAATGTTCATCTGGAGTATGAGGAATTTTGACATACAGCGTTTTGTTTCTTTCTTCCTGCAACATTTGCAGTTCCTCTACTGTTTGGACGTTTTTAACCACCAATTGCTTTTTTTTATTTCGTTCCTCTACATCTCCCTTTACTAAAAGAATGGAACCATCTTGCAACAAAGTGGAGACTTTTCGATAGATAGCTGGGAAAACGACGCCTTCTATTTCTCCACTCTCATCAGATAGATGAATAAAGGCCATGCTCTCTCCTTTTTTCGTACGAATCGCTCTTACTTCATTCATAAATATACCAACCACTACTTGACGATGCCCTTGCAACAATTGGGCAACAGGAACAACCCTGAACCCACTAAATATTGGCTGATAAGGCTTTGTCGGATGAGCGGATACATACACACCTAACACTTCTTTTTCCAAGGCAAGCTTCTCTTGGATAGTAATCGGCTCCGCCTCGACATATTTTGGCTTTGGAAAAAAGTCTGTATCATTAAACAAACCAAGTCCCTCATCTTCTGGTCCGACAAGCTCCACATGATCGATCGCCACATCAAGACTTGCTAATAAAACGGCACGATCCTGACCAAACTCATCGAATGCTCCTGAAAAGATCAGCGACTCTATCGCTTTTCTGTTCACAATTTTCAAAGGTACTCGCAGACAAAAATCAAACAAATCAACAAAGGGGCCCTTCTCTCTTGCCGACAAAATGGCTTTCAGCACACTTGCTCCGATTCCGCGAATCGCCGCTAAGCTATAGCGAATGCCACCTTCCTCTGCTTTAAAAGGAAAGTGACTATTATTAATAGAAGGAGGAAAAACTTGAAGACTCATCGTTTTCGCTTCACTCATGTACTGTTTCACTTTCTCTTCATTGCCAATGGCAGATGTTAAAAGTGCCGCCATAAAATTAATGGGGTAATGGGCTTTTAAATAAGCAAGCTGATAAGCAATGAAACTATAAGCAACCGCATGACTTCGGTTAAATCCGTAGTTGGCAAATTGAACGATTAAATGATACACCTTGTCCGCCGTTTCTTCACTATAGCCCTTTTGACGTGCTCCATTCACAAAATGCTGACGCTCAGCATTAAGCACTTCCCTCTTTTTTTTGCTGACAGCTCTCCTTAATAAATCAGCCTCTCCTAATGAAAAACCCGCTAGTTGCGAGGCAATTTGCATAATTTGCTCTTGATAAATTAACACGCCATAGGTCGGTTCTAAAATTCCCTTTATATCCGAATGAGGATATTCAACAGGCTTTCGACCATGCTTGCGATCAATGTACGTAGAGATATTCTCCATTGGACCTGGACGATAAAGTGCATTCACCGCCACAATATCTTCAAAGTGACTAGGCTTTAAACGCATCAGTACCTTCCGCATGCCTTCCGACTCTAATTGAAAAATGCCTGTTGTTCGCCCTTCTCCCAATAATTGAAAGGTTTGACTGTCTTGTAAAGGTATATTCTTCAAATTCAACTTTTTTCCTTCTGAATAATAAATAGATTCTAAAATCCGCTCTAAAATCGTTAAATTTCGTAGACCAAGCAAATCAATCTTTAACAAACCTAACTCTTCTAATATATCCATCGGAAACTGAGTAAGAAAAATCTGATCATGCCCTTCTTGAATGGCAATGAGGTCGGTTAGTGGTTGTTCAGTAATGACCATTCCAGCTGCATGGGTAGACGTATGTCGCGGAAGCCCTTCTAATGTTAACGCTGTTTTATATAGTTTCTCATTACTTGAAGATGCTCCAACCCATTCACGAAACTTCTCCGACTCTTCATACACTTGCCGTAACGTTAAGCCAGGACGTGTTGGAATCATTTTTGACAGCTGTTCAAGCTCTTTCGTTGAAAAACCGAACGTTCTTGCCACATCACGCATCACAGCCTTAGCAGACAATGTACCGAACGTAATAATTTGTGCAGCATGCAGCGAACCATACTTCTGTGAGATATACTGAATCACTTCATCGCGACAATGGTCCGGAAAATCTAAATCAATATCCGGCATCGATACACGTTCCGGATTCAAAAATCGTTCAAATAACAAACCGTATTTCAGCGGGTCCACCGTTGTAATATCGAGAACGTACGCAACAAGTGAACCCGCAGCTGATCCCCGTCCCGGCCCTGTTAACATCTGTTGGCTTCTTGCAAACTTCATAAAGTCCCAAACAATCAAAAAATAGTCGCTAAACCCCATGCGTTCAATGATGTTTAATTCATAAAGCAGCCGATCTTTATACTCCGGCTGATGAGCTAAGTCAGCTTCTTCTAATCCTTTAAAGCAAAGCTCTTGCAAAAACTCTCCTGCAGACTTTCCTTCCGCATGTGGAAATCGCGGAAGCAATTGGCGACCAAAAGCTAGCTCTACTTCGCAAGCAGCGGCAATTTCATTCGTTTGCTGTAATGCTTCCGGAACATCTGAAAACCATTCAGTCATTTCTTGTTGCGAAGTGAAATAGGCTCGTTGATGATCATCTATCATTGGATCAGCTAGCTGTTCACCATCACGAATCGTCTGCAAACACTGCAATGAAAAAGCCTCATCCTTTTCAATATATGCCACTTGATGAGTCACAATCAGTGGGATGGAAAGTTTCTCGCTTAAGGTTTTCATTCCTTCGTTAACGAGCTCTTCCTCTTGCTTCCCATGCCGCTGCAACGATAAGAAAAAGTGACCTGGTTCAAATAACTGGTTAAAAAACTTAGCTACCTCTTCAGCCTTTAACACATCTTTTTGAAGTAAACCTTCAATTTCCCCTTCTAAACCTGGAGTAAAAGCAAACAAGCCATCCGAATACCCTTTTAGCCATTTAATCGGAATGCCGTCTTTTGCTTTTGTTTGAATGACACTTGAAATTTTCAACAAATGATGATATCCAGTATTATTTTTTGCTAGCAGCACGAGCGGATACGAACAGTCATTTGTAAATTCACTTTTCACATCGACTGTTAAGCCGATTAACGGCTTAATCCCTTCTTTTTTACACGCTTGATAAAAAGGGATCACTCCGTACATGACATTGCGATCTGTAATCGCAAGTGCTTTGTAGTCAAGTTGTTTTGCTTTAGCAATGAGCTTATCAATTGAAATGGTGCTCGAAAGCAAACTATAACCTGTCTGAATTTGTAAATGTGTGAACATCTGATCATTCCCTTATTTACAGATTTCATCCTGTATTCTACCTATATTATAAAGGGGAGAGGAAAAAAAAGAAAATACGTTCTGTTTTCATACAAACTTGAACATTTGCATATATAGAAAGAAAGACGGATAGATAAACGGAGGCACTATGGCTGATACCTTTTTCCAAGAATTATTAAAATGTTTTTTTATCGCTTTCGGGGTTTTGCTAGGGGGATCCTTAATCGGAGGAATGGCCTCCTTCGTGACAGGCAAACCACTCTTTACAGGGATCGCGCAAATTAGTAAAAGCTTGCACATTTGGGCGATTGTCGCAGCGATTGGGGGCACATTTGATACGTTATCAAACTTTGAACGCGGCTTCCAAGAAGGGGAAACAAAAGAAGTATTTAAACAATTTTTACTCATATTATCGGCCATGGGTGGCACGCATACCGGCACGTTAATTATCGCTTGGCTAACAGGAGAACACATTGCTCCATGAGAGTCCCTACCTTTCATAAACGTCAAAAAAGAAAATGGTTGCTAAGTGGTGCCGTCATCGGCAGTTGCATAAGCTGGCTATTATTTCTCTATATGTTTGGCTCCTTGCAAGAAAGACAAGCCCTTACTTTAGAATTACAAAAAAATGAAATCCGGGACTTATCCGCTCATTTAGAAATTTGGCAGGAAGAATATAAAATGTTGAATAAAAAAACCCTGCACAAGCTGACTGTGCAGGAAGTTGAAATTGAAATAATGAACTATGAAAAGTATGGAATCGATGACGCTCAAAGTATTTATGAAATCCAGGAAAACATCAAAAAAGACTTATCCGTACTTTCAGCAAAAGATTTAGAAACCGTCTATTCACAAAAAGAATTATTGCGTCAAACAATTGAAAATAAAACGATCAAAATCAATCAAAAAAGCTATTCGCTACGTGTGAAAGAATGGCTGTTTTACACGACGATTCATATTCAGCTCGAGCTCACTCTTCAAGATAATTAGTTCTTGTATGTGATGCACGCCTGTTTGAGGTCCTTCGCTACAAGTTCCGCTTCCTCCCAAGAATAAACAGAAGCGCCTGCAGCAAGCGGATGACCTCCTCCATTGTATTTCTTGGCGATTTCATTAATAATAGGACCTTTTGAGCGAAGGCGAACTCGAATTTGATCATTTTCTTCAACGAAAAAGACCCAAGCTTTCATCCCCTTTACCTCACCAAGAGAACTAATAAGAAGAGAAGCTTCTGATGGAGTCACCCCGAACTCTTCAAGCAGCTCTTTTTTCAATGTTACAATTGCTGCTCCACTTTCTTCTAATTGAAAATGCTGTAAAATATAACCTTGCAGTTTCACCACTTTTTCATCTGTTTCATACATGCGGTTAAATAACTCATGACGATCAAATTTATATTCAATTAATTCTCCCGCATATTCCATTGTTCGGTCAGTTGTGCTTGGATAAAGGAAACGTCCGGTATCACCGACAATGCCCGCAAACAATAATCGAGCGGCCTCCTCATTCATTTTCAAGCCATCCTCTTTACCGCTTTTGTATAAATCATAAATCATTTCACTCGCGGAGCTGGCGGATGTATCTACCCAAAGTAAGTCACCGTAAGGATCTTCATTCGGATGGTGATCAATTTTGATCCATTCTTTCGCTAGCTTATAGCGATCGTCACAAATTCTTTCCTTGTTGGCTGTATCACATACGATCACGAGTGCCCCTTCATAAACTTCATTGTCAAGAACATCAAGTGTACGCAAAAAACGAAGAGTCGGTTCTTCTTTTCCGACTGTATACACCTTCTTTTCTGGAAAAGAAGTGCTAATAATTTCTGCTAGCCCTCCTTGTGACCCGTAAGCATCTGGGTCTGGACGGACATGTCGATGAATAATAATGGTGTCATAGTCTTTAATTTTTTCAATGATTTGTTTTTTCATATTTCGTTCTCCTTTGTGCTAGGCAAGTTTTTAAGGTAGAATTTCTCTCTTATTCTCGGTACAATGAAAGTAGTCAAAGAATTGTATGGAGGAAATCATATGCCTGTTTTAGTGTTTATTATTGTTATATCGTTCTCTTTCTATATCATGTATAAGGTACGGTACGTTAGAAGCAGACTTCCAATGGAAAAGAAATGGGTATCTGCTAAGTCTAGTATCGCTCTTGGCCTTTGTGTGGGCGTCTTCGGAATCAACACGCTGTTCATTCAACAATCAACGGTTGCTTACATCGTTGCCGCTGTCTTTATACTTGTCGGTTTTGGTAGTGTATGGGCGGGCATTAAAGCATATCGCCACTTCCTTCCATATGCCCGAAAAGAAGCAGAGGAATACAATAATTAATTGCTTAATAGCCGCTCCTACGATCGGAGCGGTGTTTTAATTGCGCTCAATAACTTGACACATCATTAGCGCCTTTCCTACAAGAATGCCACTATTGAACACTTCCACATCCACTTTTCCAAACTTTCGTCCAACTTCGAGCACTTTCGGATGAATTTCTAGTATGCTTTCCATTTGAACCGGCTTGATAAAGTAAATGGTAATATTCTCAATGACTAAGTCTCCTTTTTTCTGAGCACGCATCGCTTGATTTGCTGCTTCTGTTACAAGCGTAGTGAACACACCGTAAGAAATCGTCCCTATTTGATTCGTCATTTGTGGAGTCACTTCAAATGTATACACACTTTCCCCTTTTCCTGATAAATCTATTTGGTTAGTAATGGTATCATTTAATGTCTCCCCCATTTGCGGTTGCCGCTGCGTCATTTGCAGTGCTTTTAACACATCTTGCCTGCTAATAATTCCTTGAATTCGATTGTGATCATCAACAACTGGCAATAGTTCGATCCCTTCCCAAATCATGATATGGGAAGCGGAAGCAACACTTGTTTTCACACTAACTGTGATCGGATTCTTCGTCATTACCTTCTCAATCGGCCATTCTTTTTCATGCCCCATAATATCCTTCGCTGTGACCATCCCTTGTACCTTCAACTGGTCATCAATAACAGGGAAACGGCTATGCAACGTTTGCCTATTTTTTTCAAGCCAATCATTAACTGTATCATTAGCGGATAAGGCCGCCGTTTGATCAAAAGCGGTAAAAATATCACCAACAAGCACAATCTCTTTTTTAATTAACTGGTCATAAATCGCCCGGTTAATCATCGTCGCAACCGTGAATGTATCATAGCTTGTGGAGATGACAGGAAGTTCAAGCTCATCTGCTAGCTTCTTTACCTCCTCTTCCGTATCAAATCCACCTGTGATTAAAACAGCTGCCCCGGCCTGTAAAGCGTGCTCATGAGCTTGCGTTCGATTACCGACGATTAATAAATTACCTGGGCCTGTATATCTCATCATCGCCTCAAGCTTCATGGCGCCGATGACAAATTTATTTAACGTTTTATGAAGACCTGCTCGACCACCAAGCACCTGTCCGTCGATAATTTTCACGACTTCAGCAAATGTCAGCTTTTCAATATTTTCTTTCTTCTTCTGTTCGATCCGAATTGTACCCACTCGTTCAATCGCAGAAACTAACCCTTTCGTTTCCGCATCCTTAATTGCTCGATAAGCGGTCCCTTCACTGACAGACAACGCTTTCGCTATTTGCCTAACTGATATTTTCTCACCGATTGGCAACTCTTCGATATAGTGTAAAATCTGCTCATGTTTCGTTATCAACTGTTTCACCTGTTCCTTTCCGATCCCCTAATACAGTTATTATAAGATGAAAAGGTGTCGGATTCAATTTTCGGAAAAAATGTTTAGAGGAGAGAGTGGAAAACTCGCAAAGGTGGATGAAACAAAGATTGTCCCATAAAAGATCCATCTCCTTTATGAGACAACTTCTTTCATTTGCTTACAGCTCGATCACTTCACCTGGCTCTAGTACGAGACCATTGTTTGCTTCGAGTTTGTTAATAAAAGCGTAAGGATCTTGTTTAATAGGTGGGAACGTATTGAAATGGATCGGAATGACTTGCTTAGCCTGTAAAAACTGAGCCGCGATCGCAGCATCTTCCGGACCCATCGTGAAATTATCGCCAATTGGCAAGAAAGCGAGATCGATTGGATGACGTTCGCCAATTAATTTCATATCAGAGAATAACCCCGTATCTCCCGCATGATAAATTGTTTTCCCTTCGATCATTAACAATACACCCGCTGGCATTCCCATATAAAGAAATGTACCGTCTGCCTGCTGCAAACCAGAACCATGAAACGCCTGCGTAAACTTCACTTTTCCAAAATCAAATTCAAAGCTACCGCCGATATGCATCGGATGAGTATTCAATCCTTGGTGAGCCAAATAAATAGCGAGTTCATTCACCGCAATAACTAAAGCCCCACTCTTCTTCGCTAATTCGATCGTGTCACCGACATGATCACCATGACCATGCGTCAAAACGATCACATCGGGATGCTCCTCTTCTACTTTTAGATCCGTCAAACCATTTCCGGTAATAAACGGATCAATTAAGATTGTTTTTCCTTTTGTTTCTACTTTTACAATTGAATGTCCATGATAGGATACTTTCACTTTGATAAACTCCTTTCAACTGAAAATATTCCCCCTAATTTACTATTCGCTTAAATCATCTTTTTTCCTCTCATTTTACATGATAGACTTTTATTGATACGATTTTTAAAATCGCTAAGGAGGAAAACAGCATGAATCAACGATTAACAAAACTAATGAATTGGATGAAAACAGAAGATATTCCTTTTTCATTTATTACCTCATCTGAAAACGTCTTTTATTTAACAGGCTTCAGAAGCGATCCGCATGAGCGTCTTCTCGGTGTCGCCATCTTTCAAGAAGCAGAGCCTTTTCTAGTCTGTCCGAAAATGGAAGTAACCGACGCACAAAACAGCGGCTGGGCATATGAAGTCGTTGGATATACTGATATCGAAAACCCTTGGGAAATGATTCAATCCCGCGTTAATAGTCGAATCAACAACACTCAACAGATAGCTGTCGAAAAACAACACTTAAACGTTGAACGATACGAGGAACTGTCTACACGCTTCCCTTCCGCTACCTTTGTTTCAGCGGAAGCCAAGCTAGAGCAGTTGCGAATGATCAAAGATGAAAAAGAGCTAGCCAGTTTGAAAAAGGCAGCGGAATACGCTGACTATGCAATTAAAGTGGGAACAGAGGCAATCCAAGAAGGAAAATCTGAGCTGGAAATTTTAGCAGAAATCGAATTTGAAATGAAAAAGAAAGGCATTGCGGAAATGTCATTTTCGACAATGGTGTTAACTGGAGCAAATGCGGCTTCTCCACACGGCATCCCTGGGGCAACAAAAGTTCAAAAGGGCGATTTAGTCTTATTTGATCTTGGTGTCGTTTATGAAGGTTATTGCTCAGACATTACACGTACCGTTGCTTTTGGAGAAATCAACGACAAACAGCGGGAAATTTACGAAACAGTACTTAAAGCGGAACAAGCGGCGATTGCTGCGGTTAAACCAGGTATAACAGCGAAAGAAATCGATTTAATAGCGAGATCTATCATTGCCGATGCAGGATATGGAGAATACTTCCCACATCGTCTCGGTCATGGACTTGGCATTAGTGTACATGAATTCCCTAGCATCACTGAAACAAACGAGCTTGTTCTTCAAGAAGGAATGGTCTTTACCATTGAGCCAGGCATTTATGTTCCAGGTGTCGCCGGCGTTCGGATTGAAGACGATGTGTACGTGACAAGCACAGGAAGTCAAATCCTAACTTCATTCCCTAAAGAATTACTATTTGTTTAGGAAAATTTCACATTTCTCAGTAAAATTTTACTGATAGAATGCTATAATTGTTGTACACCTAAATTATAAGGGGGAATGACAAATGAGTATGAAATATGAAAATATTCTTGTAGCTGTTGACGGTTCAAAAGAAGCAGAATGGGCATTTAAAAAATCAATCGAGATTTCTAAACGAAATGATGCAACGTTAAATTTATTGCATGTCATTGACACTCGTTCATTCGCAGCCATCGAAGCATATGACCGTACAATCGCTGAACGTGCTTCTAAATATGGTAGCGACCTATTAGAAGAGTACAAAGCAGAAGCTGAAAAAGCTGGAGTGAAAGCAGTCAATACGTTTGTGGAATATGGTTCACCTAAAGTAATCATTCCTAAAGATGTAGCGAAAAAAGTCGAAGCTGACTTAATCGTTTGTGGAGCTACTGGGCTAAACGCAATGGAGCGCTTCTTAATCGGAAGTGTATCTGAACACATCACTCGTGCTGCTCGTTGCGACGTACTAGTCGTTCGCACAGATAAGGGAGAATAAGATGAAAAACTGTCTCAATTTTTTGGGGCAGTTTTTTTTATTCCCCTAGAAAACTGCCCTTATATCTTAAGGGTCTCCGATTGTAGAGAAAAACCCTTACAATCTTTTTATTTTCAATTGCTTTTGAAGCAGGAATTATTAACGGAGAATCAGCCACTACATTTGCACCGTATGAGCCGATTACACGCGAACAAATGGCTGCAATGTCTGTGCGTGCTTATGAATACAAGGCAGAGAAATCAGTAGAAGACGGTCCAATCAAGAATTTCAAAGATGCAGAAAAAATTAACGCTTACGCAAAAGAATCCGTTCAGAAAGCCTTCCGCCTAGGAATCATGGAAGGAAAAACAAATGATAAATTCGGACCAAAAGAAAGCTCAACTCGCGCTCAATCAGCTAAAGTTCTCTCCGTTATGCTTCATAAATTAGAAAAATAAAAGCATTCCCCCTCGCTTTAGCAACTGAAGCGAAGGGAATACTTTTTTCTCTACAAAAAAACAAGCCCTTACTCCTTAAGGGCTTGTTGCGCATCGATCAAGTCTTTTGCTGCACTGATTTGGAGCTGAACTTGGTCGAATCCAGTACCGCCTAAAGACTTCCTTCTTTTGACGGCTTCATATGGTGACAGCACTTGATAAATGTCTTCTTCAATGACCTCAGACGCTGCTTTTAGCTCCTCTAAAGGCAGGTCAGCGAGATAGCATTGATTTTGGATGCAGTGAAGCACTAGTTTTCCAACTATTTCGTGTGCTTCGCGGAATGGAATGCCTTTTGATGCTAAGTAATCAGCCAGCTCCGTAGCATTGGAGAAATCGTTGTGGACTGCTTCTCCTAAGCGGTCCTCGTTCACCTTCATTGTTTGAACCATTCCTGCAAAAATTTTCAAGGAACCAATAATTGTATGTACTGTATCGAACATACCTTCCTTGTCCTCTTGCATATCTTTGTTATACGCAAGCGGTAAACCTTTTAATACAGTTAACAAACTAAATAGATTGCCGTATACGCGACCTGTTTTTCCACGGATGAGCTCTGCCATATCAGGATTTTTCTTCTGAGGCATAATGCTTGATCCCGTAGAGAAGGCATCATCCATTTCAATAAATTGAAACTCTTGGCTCGACCAAAGAATCATCTCTTCTGCCAAGCGAGACAGATGCATCATTAAAATGGAAGAAGCGCTTAAAAATTCAAGGATGAAGTCACGGTCACTGACCGCATCCATGCTGTTGGCATAGACTCCTGCAAACCCAAGTAGCTCAGCCGATAATTCACGATCAATTGGGAACGTTGTACCAGCAAGGGCACCAGCGCCTAGAGGCGAGATGTCCGTCCGTTTTAATCCCTCTTGAAAACGCTCTTTATCTCTTTGCAGCATCCAGAAATATGCCATTAAGTGGTGGCCGAATGAAATCGGCTGTGCTCTTTGCAAGTGGGTGTAGCCAGGTGCGAGTGTTTCCACATGCGCCTCGGCTTTCTCCACAATTGCTTCTTGAAACGCTTCAATTAAACCAATGATTAGCTTGACCTGCTTCTTCAAGTACAAATGCATATCAGTGGCTACTTGATCGTTACGGCTACGGCCAGTGTGAAGCTTGCCACCAACCGCTCCGATTTCTTCGATCAAGAATTTTTCTAAATTTAAATGGATGTCCTCTTGGGCAACCGAAAAAGCTAATTCACCTTTTGAAGCTTTCTCCTTTAAAGCTTCAAGGCCGCCCGTGATTTGATCTGCTTCCTCTTTTGTTAAAATGCCTGTTTCACCAAGCATTGTGACATGCGCGATACTTCCTTCTAAGTCTTCAAACACAAGCTCTTGATCAAAGTGGATGGATGCTCCAAATTCATCTACCCATTGTTCTGCTGACTTTTGGAAGCGCCCTCCCCATAGCTTTTTCATGAATGAATCTTCTCCTTCTCCTGCTGTACCATTGAATTCACTTTTGTTGGAAGACCCCATAACTGGATAAACCCTACGGCTGCATCGTGATCAAACTCATCTTCTGTTGTGTATGTCGCTAGTTTTTCATTGTATAGAGAATAGTCAGATTTTCTTCCTTCTACAATGGCATGACCTTTAAACAATTTCACACGAACCGTTCCAGTCACAAACTTCTGCGTTTCTTTTAAGAATGCTTCAAGTGGTGCTCTCAATGAGGAGAACCATAATCCATCATAGATCAGCTCTGTGATTTTCTTCTCAATCACTGGTTTAAAGTGAGCGACTTCTTTTACTAACGTTAAATCTTCAAGTTCTTTATGCGCCTTGATTAATGTGATCGCACCTGGGCACTCATACACTTCTCTCGATTTAATACCAACAAGGCGGTTTTCTACATGGTCAATTCTTCCTACACCATGTTTTCCAGCTACTTCATTTAAATGAAGGATTAGTTCAGCTAAAGAATATTGTACGCCGTTCACTGCAACTGGTACACCTTCTTTAAAATCGATTTCGATGATTTCAGGACTATCTGGTGTGTTTTCTAAAGCAACTGTTAAATCATAAGCATCCTCTGGTGGCGCTGCCCAAGGATCTTCCAAAATTCCGCACTCATTGCTTCTACCCCAAAGGTTTTGGTCGATCGAGAATGGACTATCTAAGTTGATCGGCACTGGAATATTGTTTTGTTTCGCATACTCGATCTCTTCTTCCCGTGACCATTTCCAATCACGTACTGGAGCAAGAACTTCAAGATCAGGATTCAATGCTTTAATGGATACTTCGAAACGAACTTGATCATTTCCTTTACCCGTACAACCGTGAGCAACCGCGACTGCATTTTCTTTTTCAGCTACCTCTACTAGCTTTTTCGAAATAAGCGGACGTGAAAGTGCGGATACTAGCGGATATTTACCCTCGTATAAAGTATGTGCTTGAAGAGCGATTAATGCATACTCTTTTGCATATTCTTCTTTCGCATCGATCATGTAGCTCGCTACCGCTCCTACTTGAAGTGCCTTTTCTTTAATAAACTCTAAATCCTTTCCTTCACCAACATCTAAGCAACAAGCGACTACATCATAACCTTTCTCCTTTAACCACGGAATGGCCACCGATGTATCTAATCCCCCAGAATACGCAAGAACAACTTTTTTACTCATGACTTACTTCCTCCTCTAAGTTGATATCTATTAGTATAAATATTCATTTTTATTAATTTTTATTCTCTTAACATGAATAAAGAATACCATGTTCTTCATAAGCTTTCAAGTAGTTTATTCAAAAAAAGTGTATTTTTTTGCTTTTTTATGAATAAATAATCATGCAATACTGGAGTTTTGCAGAAAACAAAGGAAAACGGTAAGATGGAGAAAAAAAGATGGGAGAGCCTATGTACTTTCAAACAAACCCACGTCTTGGGATCTCTGTACCTCATTTAATGAAGGAATGGACTCATTACTCTATGAATGAACAAGCCTATATCCTTCATGAATGGGAAACGATTCGTGGCAGTATTCCCGATCGAATTAAAAACTTGGAAAAAGAAATTAACGAACGCCAAGCTCAGCTTGATCATGAAGAAAGCTTTCAGCGCTCTTGCTTGCTTAATGAAGAAATCAGTGAACTTGCTTCTATCATTAATGATCTTTGGCTTTGGTTTCGGACTTCGCCTTCTATGGAGAAATAAGTCCATCTGGCAATGTATCAGCACTCACAAAAGCCGCCGTATACTTTTCGTACACGGCGGCTTTTTCATTGGCTGTCTGCTTTCTTCTCCTGCAATAAGCGATATTGATAATATTTTTCTGCATAGGTCGTTACCGTTTTCGTTAAACGATAGTTCATACCCGCTCCGATCGCTAAACTAACAAGGGGCAAGTTAGATATTTTTTTATGTTTAAATACAGTAATAGCCATCAACTTAAACAATTGCTTGATCGGCCCTTCAATCCAAGCCGTGCCTGTCAACTGATCGGTTTCTTCATAAAAGAAAGATTGGTCCTGCGCTTCTAGTTCCAAGAGAAGCTCCTGCCAGCCGGCTGCCTTTAAACGATCTGGCAATGTAGCTGCGTGAAACACCTTTAGGGAGGCCATCATTTCAAATGGTGTCTGCGGGTCGTATCCGTAAGACATAGCTGTCAACTGAACAGCTCGCAGGTTAATCAAGACCATGGCAAGAAAATCCGTGCTAACCGGCACAGCTCCACCCGTTCCCGTGATGCCTCCTTGAATGAGAGAATACATACGTTGTCTAGATGCCTGCTGACGATTTAAGTAGGCTAACTGGTCTAGTGTTAGCTTTTTCATATCGGGAATCGTCTTTACCTCTTCATTAAAAACTCTAGCAGAAGTTAAGATTCTCTCACGCGCTTCATTTTGAAATTGTGAACCTTGCAATAAAGAATGCATTTGAAAAAGTGCATTATCCAACTGACCAAAAAAAGTAGCCACTG
Proteins encoded in this region:
- a CDS encoding argininosuccinate synthase — protein: MSKKVVLAYSGGLDTSVAIPWLKEKGYDVVACCLDVGEGKDLEFIKEKALQVGAVASYMIDAKEEYAKEYALIALQAHTLYEGKYPLVSALSRPLISKKLVEVAEKENAVAVAHGCTGKGNDQVRFEVSIKALNPDLEVLAPVRDWKWSREEEIEYAKQNNIPVPINLDSPFSIDQNLWGRSNECGILEDPWAAPPEDAYDLTVALENTPDSPEIIEIDFKEGVPVAVNGVQYSLAELILHLNEVAGKHGVGRIDHVENRLVGIKSREVYECPGAITLIKAHKELEDLTLVKEVAHFKPVIEKKITELIYDGLWFSSLRAPLEAFLKETQKFVTGTVRVKLFKGHAIVEGRKSDYSLYNEKLATYTTEDEFDHDAAVGFIQLWGLPTKVNSMVQQEKEKIHS
- a CDS encoding EcsC family protein, with protein sequence MAWTERDEAVWEDIMAWEQSLVDYEGNDFQYTYAKWLQAAFEAIPEETVATFFGQLDNALFQMHSLLQGSQFQNEARERILTSARVFNEEVKTIPDMKKLTLDQLAYLNRQQASRQRMYSLIQGGITGTGGAVPVSTDFLAMVLINLRAVQLTAMSYGYDPQTPFEMMASLKVFHAATLPDRLKAAGWQELLLELEAQDQSFFYEETDQLTGTAWIEGPIKQLFKLMAITVFKHKKISNLPLVSLAIGAGMNYRLTKTVTTYAEKYYQYRLLQEKKADSQ